One Pelmatolapia mariae isolate MD_Pm_ZW linkage group LG1, Pm_UMD_F_2, whole genome shotgun sequence genomic window, TGTTTCAGCTAATGAGAAGATGTTAAAACATGCACAGTTTTCTCATTTATTGTATGAAATTATCAAGATAATTGGTTTATCTGCCCTGCCACATTGCTGAGTGATGCATTTGTTAGTTTGTTCGCATTCTTTATAACATGAGCTGTgccttcaattttttttttcagtttactgCCTGTGTGAATGTCATTGcttttgaaaaataaagtaTGATGCCACAGGTCAAGAAACTGCGTGGAGTATTTTATATGCCgtacaaaaacattttgtgtgtgtgtgagagagagagagagggagagagatgagtTTGAGTGGCTGTGGTCTTGAAGCCATGTGTATCACAAAAACTTGGTCTCATTCATACAGCAcctcttttgttgtgttttgtggtcTAACCTCTTATCctgaccactttttttttttttttttttttgtaaatttataTTATGCAGCATGTTGCTGGATGCTTTATCAAACCAGGTCCACTACATATAGGCACACAATGTTCATCAGTCTTCATGTCTGTTTCTCTGGTTCTTTAGAGCCAGTCAAACCCAGGTCAAGCCTGAGAGACCAGTTCAGGTCAATCCTGGCTGGATTTGGTAAGTTCCAAAGTTTTAAACATAAAATCGTAGCAAAAATGTCTGAGGCCGCTTTGACGTCACTGCTTTATTGCTGCTtcatccaggtatgcttttgtTTGCATTCAGTTTGTTTAAAGAACCAAAATAATGCCACCAGAATAGTTTCCCTTCTCATGAAGGTGGAGCGTGTGGTGCACATCACCTCTATTAATTTTCTGGGCACAGGCTTGACAGTGGAATTTATGACAGGACTGTTTGTAATCAGTCTTGGTTCCTCCTATCAGATTATGTCATTGTTTTGATAGACCACCTGCTAAATGCTGCTGTAAGTTATTTGGATGTCATATATGACATCCTCTGTTGCCCAGAGCAGTGCTATTACCTGTTACGAGTCATGACTGTTGTTATCCAGACAGCAACATCTGTCACATTTTTTCAATACTTTTGCATTACTTGACTGGCATGCTACATTTGTGCTCGCACTTCGCTGAGTATTCTGTCATTTCATTGCAGAATGTGCTGCTACAGCTGGCAGAACTGCACCCTGTTGTGTATACATGTGTAAGCATGTGCAGTctatgcgtgcgtgtgtgtgtgtgtgtgtgtgtgtgtgtgtgtgtgcaaggtGGCTGTTATCATGCATACCCTGCTACGTGGTGCTCAGAAGTGTCTCTTTCATGCAATATGAAGCTGCAGTGTAATCATATGTCATCCATCATTGTTTAAGTGCCTTGCCTCCCGTGTGTCTGAACCAGGAGCAAATCTCTCAGTGACATCCCGATGGTGTACCCTGTGCGAAAGGCTCCTGATGCAAACACTACTCATGATGAAAGTCAGGACACCGGATTGACAAGACTGTGGAATCAAGACAACAGAAGGAAGTGTAGCGTTGCTGCCAAGGATGCCGAAGCTCAGTGGCAGGATGTAAGTTGATGCATAAATGCTGACACAGCAATATTTTTCATGGTCCGTTTGGTGTTTTAAAGCTTTTGAGCATTGTTGTCATCAGATGATAATTGTAGAtcttcacattttgttttttctgcacaTTTAAATGACTCCTCTTTCATATTCTTACAAGTTGAAATTTAGAGCTTATTTTTGACATTTCATATTACAAATTCAAGATTCGCTAAATTAGACATTTGTTGTAAGAGAATGGCAAATGGAGTAAGAATATTGACAGCAGCTCCTGGGTTGGGAAGATCCTCGGGTACTAAGGAGAAACCTGAGAGCTAAGAAGGGTGGGACATgacattaataaaataaataaataaataaaaaacagcctGTAGAGCagtaatagaataaaaatcaactttattttcattgcacACGTCACAAGTGCAAggcaacaaaatgcagtttgcatccatccagaaagtgGTTTAGCAATAATATGGTGGTCTTGCTCCTGAAATTTGGATAAATCATCTCttaaaaagtggaaaaatagTTGAATGTTTAGAGATCAAAAAACTCAGTGTGTTAAGAGCATATCTGAATATACTCATGCTAGTTACTGTATTTGTAAACTACTATTAACCAAGTCAAGAATGCAGATGTGGTCTAAATTGAAGtggcttttttgggggggtgatTTTTGATAAGCACACAGGCAGTGGTGTAGTTGGTTGATGTTGTATATTTCTTTCAGGACTTGAAAAAGTGGAAGACCCGTCGTAGGAGCACAAAGTCTGAACTTCGAACTAAATCACAAGACAGAGAGCATGTAATGGATAAGATGATCAACGGGTCTGTGAAAACTATAGAGAAGAATGAAGCAAAACTAAAGTATGTTTGTGCTacaattgtttttaaaaagattaaattcttaaatatttttaaaccaTGCCTAATGTATGAAAACAGCTATTTGCAGTGGCatgaaagaatttttttttactctttattcatttatttttggcttatttgtttcagatcatcgatcagataataataatattagacaaagatgatctgaataaatacaaaaggttttttaattatttaatttattaagggGGCAAAGCTATCATAACAAAGCTGGCCCTGTGTGGAAAAAGTAAATCATGAATTGTGATTAATCACATTTATTTCAGAAAGCAGATTTCAGTTTCACTGAACTGGGCTGTTGCTGCTTCAGGACATGGATGACTTGCTGTAATTGAtagaaccatgaattctgctctctaccagaagaTCCTGAAGCAGAATGTCCGGCCATCAGAACTCAAGACCACTTGGGTTATGCAGCAGGAAAGTGATCCAGACacacttgctggtgtgtttggaTCAGTGATCCAGACacacttgctggtgtgtttggaTCAGTGATCCAGACacacttgctggtgtgtttggaTCAGTGATCCagacacaccagcaagtccacctctggatggctcaaaaaaccaaaacaaaccatGAAGCTTTAGgggtggcctagtcaaagtttATTCTTAAATAATATTAAACAGGACAAAAATCCTCCAATGTGACTGAATGAAACTTATTTTTGCAAAGATGAGTGGGCAGCGATGTGAAGGACCCtttgccagttatcacaaacactttattgcagttcttgctgtcAAGGGTGGAACAACCAGTTAATAGATTTAGGGGGCAACTACTTTTTCCACACAGAGCCAAGTAGGCTTGGATAACTTTTCATTTAACCTTGATTCATTTTATTCATACTCTGCTTatatttgtctaatattaatatttgtttGATATGAGACATTTCACATATGCAAGAAATGTAAGAAATCAAGAGGTCAAATACtgtttcacagcactgtaccTTTTTATAACTGTATATATACTCGTGAGTTGTGATGCCTGTCCTTCCTCCATGTTTTCTGCTGCCTGTAATCCTTCGGTTACTCTTCCCCTACATATTAATACCCCAGATACCAGCAGTCACCTTGGACCAGGAACACAGCGCCTCGTCCTTACTCAGCAACTTCTCCATCAAAATCAAGCTCAGATCTCCGGCCACATACTCGAGCTCTGCTGGCCCGCAGCTATGCCACCGAGGCACCTTTCAGCCCCACGGTTCCTCTTAGCTCCCAGAGCTCAACCCATGCTCAAGTAGGTTTACACTACTGTTGAGTTTTACCTCCCTGATGTTAATGAGCACCACACACTGTTTTAATAATGGGATTAAAAAATGCTTgtgattttaaaacatttcttgAGTACAGTTGAGTTATGAAAAGTGTTATAACCTATAAGGTGTTTTTATTATATTGCCAGATGGCATAACTGTACTCATTGTTTTCCCTTTCTTCTCAGGGTGGAGCAGTGGTTGTCCCTGATGGAAAAGTCTTGGGAGAGGAGATCCACTTTGCCTCCATGGCTTTAGATGAAGCAAGAGTTAGCATGCCTTCTCTAGGCTTTCCTGTGATCTCTCAAACCCAAGTGAAATCCcagagcagcacagctcctTTCCAGTCCACCTGTGAACTTTCCCAGCCAGAAAATGGTCTTACAAACCAAATCTCCACTCATTTTACAACTTTACAGCTGAATGAAACCGCAAATTCTAAAAGCAACAAAAGTCCCACTTTATCCATGTCTAGTGAACGGAacgcatttttttttgttgatccGGAGCTTAAAACTGCTGGTGAGGATTTATCGCATCAGAACGACAACTCTCAGGAAGACGGACAGAAGACCTCTTGGGAACCAGCAGCAGAGCAAAGCACGGCCCCGCACACTCCAGGCGTCTACAAGTTCTTGCCCAGAACTGTTTCCTGGTCTGGCTCAGCCAGCCTTCCCCGTGGTTACCGTCGGTCTGAGGGCTCATCCCGTCTCTCTTCTGCTATCACAGCCAGACCCTTTGGGACCAAGCAGTCCAGAGTGTCATCACTGCCCAGAATGTACAATGTGAGTTCACTGGTTGCTGCGGCCCTGTTGCTCTTTAAAAAGATTAGTTTTATCAAACAGTATCCATTTAACTGCATAAATCCAGCCTAACACCCATCTTCCTCCTCAGCTGACTCAGTTTAAATATTAACAATGTCACTTTCAAACCTGCAATTCATTCAGGTTTTTGATCAAGTTTAAAAACCATGTTCGGCAGTTATAAGAGCTGAAAATGCTTATGCTGATGAACATGGATGCCAGGAAACCTTGGGTCTAAatccaaactttaaaaaaaaaaattgtgttatTTAATTCTTTGCTTAACAGAAAAACCTGTCGTTCTGACATTATTTTACAGTCAGCCTGTTATTTTTCTGGCTAAATTACATTTTAGTGTCCAAGATGGTGTACAGGGATTTCTTAAGACAGCCTAATGAGCTTAAGTAAGTTGGTGTAATGAGAgcattgtgtgtgtctgtctgtgcacaCTGTGTGAGCTAACTTGTTACCTTTTGTTTTGATTGCCTTCCTCATTAATAAAAGAAGTGCTGCTGCACTGCAGAGTTCATTCCAAGATTACACATTTCTCACGAATCTGCtggttttacacatttttaagGCCCTACTTTAACATTTCAGCGCTGCAGATTCTGAGCAcatcttgtttttcttcatctcCAGGTAGATGACAATCAGGGTGTGTTGTTGAACAGTGAGAAAGAGGATTCTCCATCTTCACCATCTCTGAAAAGACAGACTGCGACCGCCCAGCTGAGCGGTCAGTATCAGAACAACCAGGGGAAGCAGACTGGTGCAGGACAGGAAGAGCAAGTGACTAGCTCTAATCTTTCCAGCCAGACCTCCTTTCAGAGCAGTGGCTATTACTATCGACCCTCCATTCAAAGCCAGATACTGCCTCAACCTTATTCAAATCTGCAGTCTCGTCAAAATAGAGGCTTGACCTTCTCAGCTGATGGAAGCACAGATCTTCCAAAGGTATGCTGGAATATTTTTGAACTTGTAAGATTTTCAACAGTTTAAGAAGCtgtgtcaaatcaaatcaatggCATTTATGTGATTACCCACTGCTCTGtagaaaaaatgaatgaaacaaactCCTATAAACATTTGCTGCCCTATGGTCAAGTCTCACTTGGAAATGAGATTTAAATCTCAAactttttacctggataaataaaggataaggaggaggaggatgataaTATAAAATCAGATTTAAACTGGGTGGATCTGGACCAGTTCTAGAGCCGCTGCCCTTTTCAAATCACTCCCTCAAAGTCACTTTCTGACCCCCTGCAGTTATTCTGTAGTTACACTGTGGACCCCAGACTTGTGCAGAGAGCAGACATCAGCTTCTGTATTGAATGTACTTGACTTTCATGAACCTGGGCTACAGTGAAAGctaacagcagttttcagtggAAAAATCCAGTTTCCACTCTCAAAGGGCATTAGTTCAGGGGCCTGACCAGCTGCATGTGTGCGgctcttttgtttctttggttttctttttgttttgttttttcactgtccCAGAGCTAGAGCATTGACAGTCTGTTCCTGGGGGTTTCCTCAATCTTTGTCCAAGTTGGAAGGTCCCCATTTTACACTAGACAAGATCGACCCAGAGTTGGTATAAAACATAAATGGAGCTTCTGGgttggaaaaatgaagccaatgcaGAAACATCTTAAACCTGGTGAAAGCCACCAGGTGGCAAAAGCTGTGGTTGCAGAAAGACTTTTGGTCCTATAGATGTCTGGGAAAGCAGCGTTCTGTCTTTACCTCTGTAAACAGTTTCCTGCTGAGTTTTTGACCCAAAATTAGTTTGACTTATTTTGGGTCGTcttgggaggaaaaaaaatgtttcaaaaatTGAGAATTATCTGTGGTGTGATCATTGGCAATGACTTGTTTGACAAGTTGCACACATGTTCACTTTCCTCATTGCATCTATCCAAAATGGCAACGGTGAGAGTGCTCATCCCAATGCTTTAAAATGGGGCTTGACAGGATGTAGAGAACAGCCATGATGGCTACACCCGTCTTTTATATCATGAAATTAGACACTTGGAGAGGGATCTTAAGATGTAATGAATGATTGTTCTCATTAAATAAGCTCAGTGACGACCAGAAAGTTAACATTTTGGAATATTGGGAAAAGTTTATTTTCAGACATTTTGACTTGTAGACTGGTGTCATTtatatcagcggtccccaaccttttttgcgccacggaccggtttatgcccgacaatattttcacggaccggcctttaaggtgtcgcggataaatacaacaaaataaaactagcaccggtaccgaaaaaagaagatttattcataacacacgtgaaaagacccaggaaaaccgagttaacgataaaaacgataacaaaataacgctgaaaaccgataaaaaccctgaaaaccatacatttcacacctgagcctcaactctcgcggccgggtaccaaatgactcacggaccggtaccggtctgaggcccgggggttggggaccgctgatttatATCATTAGATAAGGTTAAATGGGTGTTTGATGAAATGGTGTTGTCATGACAACTTCTAAGGTCACCCCcccttacttttttttttttaaaattaccaTTCACTACAGTGTTTCAAAGTTAAAGCTGCATTAATATGGCATTTCTGACAGTAACTGGTCATTCAGTGTATCCCTTACTATATTTGTGTAGCAGGCCTCTCAAGTCTCTAATTTCTACCAGGAAGCATTCGACATTGGATCACACGGTGTcacctttacgtgtgtgtgtgtgtgtgtgtgtgtgtgcgtgtgtgtgtgtgtgtgtatttccaGGTGGATCACAGTGACATGAGAGTGAGCCTTACTCTTAAACCCAACAGTCTAGCTGACTTTGGTTTCCATACTCACTGGGACTCGACGGGGGCGAGAGTTAAGCTTGTTCAGCCCGGTAAGACTCTTGTTAAATGTAACTCTGGAGTGCTGAAGTTTTGTCACAAGAACAGAACGTTACATTTAGCATCTTTGTGTGAGACAGGAACAAGTCGGTGacagatgttttcttttttgctttttatagagGAAATTTGCTCTCACAGGTTAGCGCTTAGGAGAACAAAACGGTAACAGATGACACTGACAGTTCAGGTCACAGACTAAAAAGGCATCAAATTTGTTAGTGGGTCGATTTTTGTTGTGAGGGAAATTGTATGCAGCAGAAGGGGAAGAGTGCAGAATTTCAAAGCTATTTTTTATTCTGGTGGAGGGGGAGAGATGTCAAAACTGCTACATTTTGATTATGTTTTCTGAACATGGTAATTATGTATACAGTTACTTGTAGGGAAGAGAAACCTTAACCTAGGAGTTTTACAATATTTGAGGGCTTCTGAGCATCAAACTACCAAATCTAGCCAGTGATTTAAAACGCAACCATGAATAATGAATTGGACATGAGAGAGGTGTCACTTACTCGCTGCTTAGTGGCCCACTTTCAGCTTGGAACAGCTCCTACTGTGTTTCTCACTTCATGCTAAGCAAATAATTTCTGAATtggcactttctttttttcatgttatgCCGTACTCGTTTTCATCTTTCTTCATTTCTTCCCTCAGGCAGTCCAGCCGAGCTCTGCCAGCTGCGTGTCGACGACGAGATCATGGCCGTCGATGGAGCTGCGGTGGCACACATGAACTACGACCAGTGGAAGGATAAAATGGCATCTGCCCTGCAAACCGGCAGTTTGACCATGGACATTCGGCGCTATGGCAACAAGGGTAGGATAATGAGTAAAAGCGGCTCTGTTTTACCACTTCCTGAAATTATTAGCGTGGTCTTAGAGTTGATGGCTAGTTGTTTTTAATTAGATTGGAGCACCGGCGAGGGGACTCATCACAGCCAGCCAGGCCAGAGCAGGGTGACCCTCAATCTGACTGCTGCTTCTTCGCCTGTCCTGATAGGGTGCCCTGATCACCATGCCAACAGTGCTGCCTTTCCAGAAACACAAGTCACACAAGGGTTCAAAAGCAATGGGCACACAGACAACGTGAGCACTATTTTAGCCAGCTAtcacagcaatttaaaaaaaaattatcaaagCTCTTCTTATAGTTtttggtgtctttttttttttttttttccacctgcaTAGGTGATGCAGGGTAAAGTCATGGGTGGAGAACTTTGTGAGACACATAGGACAGCCAGAAATAAAGGTAACACCAAGCATAAAGTGTGTAATCGcagtgatatttaaaaaaaaacacttcctcTAAAAATAACTCGGGTGTAATGTGTGTAATTTCTCACTTTGTCCACCCTTCCTCTTCATGTAGATTATAGtactattattaaaaaaaatcagaaaaggaGGGCAGAATTTTTCAGGCAGCAAGGTAAAATGGCAGTTTGAACTTCATGTGAAGCGGCTTCGGTGGCTGGTGCTTGGCTTGGTTTGAGTTGTCATTAGAATTAAATACGCATTTTTAGcaggcttgtttttttttttggttttttttaagaatatttagGAGATGCTAATTATAAGGAATCAAAAGATGCATGGTGATTAGCTGATTGCCTTTTACTATATAACCACTGTGATAACATCAGTCTATTATACTTTATAGCAGTGCTTTAATCAGAGCAGCGTAACCACAAATTACACCACATTAAATCAGCTATTAAAGGATTTCTATAAATTGCTGTTTGTTGTACAG contains:
- the LOC134627848 gene encoding LIM domain only protein 7-like isoform X2; protein product: MEWRQQSSVSSADAFNEAKRWIEEVTGKSFGCSDFRAALENGVLLCDLINQLKPGIIKRVNRLSTPIAGLDNVNVFLKACEKLGLNESQLFHPGDLQDISTRVTLRRDEGNRRLKNVLITIYWLGRKAHLDTLYSGPQLNFKAFEGLLGLALSKALDEGGVPVKDSSDSLCQNPEEECQYKNYRRGNSADSIDSLNSRALHPNVEGFGGDAEAEQVFKMENKQMTAHQNKGYVPPLRRKQGSEENGSGFASPFTRASQTQVKPERPVQVNPGWIWSKSLSDIPMVYPVRKAPDANTTHDESQDTGLTRLWNQDNRRKCSVAAKDAEAQWQDDLKKWKTRRRSTKSELRTKSQDREHVMDKMINGSVKTIEKNEAKLKYQQSPWTRNTAPRPYSATSPSKSSSDLRPHTRALLARSYATEAPFSPTVPLSSQSSTHAQGGAVVVPDGKVLGEEIHFASMALDEARVSMPSLGFPVISQTQVKSQSSTAPFQSTCELSQPENGLTNQISTHFTTLQLNETANSKSNKSPTLSMSSERNAFFFVDPELKTAGEDLSHQNDNSQEDGQKTSWEPAAEQSTAPHTPGVYKFLPRTVSWSGSASLPRGYRRSEGSSRLSSAITARPFGTKQSRVSSLPRMYNVDDNQGVLLNSEKEDSPSSPSLKRQTATAQLSGQYQNNQGKQTGAGQEEQVTSSNLSSQTSFQSSGYYYRPSIQSQILPQPYSNLQSRQNRGLTFSADGSTDLPKVDHSDMRVSLTLKPNSLADFGFHTHWDSTGARVKLVQPGSPAELCQLRVDDEIMAVDGAAVAHMNYDQWKDKMASALQTGSLTMDIRRYGNKDWSTGEGTHHSQPGQSRVTLNLTAASSPVLIGCPDHHANSAAFPETQVTQGFKSNGHTDNVMQGKVMGGELCETHRTARNKGGSESAISDLQVPSLSPPSSSWSWDLEEDRRRQEKWQEEQERLLQEKYQRDQERLEAEWRRAQQDVIDPKKSGSQKTFKVTPGDVGLAGTQQQVNAMPKKTREEEQSADGENLKELLGPKRQSNAHEVQNEMVAQQDWADGSCGFAQLSPAHRTKSLSSPVLAGPHKYSRGDQSKRKGLSVSKAEKERQRILEEMKKRTQLLTDNSWIRQRSSSFYKDPMIVGLPLKRYDSLDNLDNLRQPQSSIYSYPRPHSAAAGYVTPSRNASSRYSTGSVLSLRNPYIESCHQARMVNGRRNCSVCGRILGSRPAMVIEALSLYFHLGCFQCVGCHQHLGGRENGAQVRIRNRKPFCERCYFQLRFTPM
- the LOC134627848 gene encoding LIM domain only protein 7-like isoform X1 codes for the protein MEWRQQSSVSSADAFNEAKRWIEEVTGKSFGCSDFRAALENGVLLCDLINQLKPGIIKRVNRLSTPIAGLDNVNVFLKACEKLGLNESQLFHPGDLQDISTRVTLRRDEGNRRLKNVLITIYWLGRKAHLDTLYSGPQLNFKAFEGLLGLALSKALDEGGVPVKDSSDSLCQNPEEECQYKNYRRGNSADSIDSLNSRALHPNVEGFGGDAEAEQVFKMENKQMTAHQNKGYVPPLRRKQGSEENGSGFASPFTRASQTQVKPERPVQVNPGWIWSKSLSDIPMVYPVRKAPDANTTHDESQDTGLTRLWNQDNRRKCSVAAKDAEAQWQDDLKKWKTRRRSTKSELRTKSQDREHVMDKMINGSVKTIEKNEAKLKYQQSPWTRNTAPRPYSATSPSKSSSDLRPHTRALLARSYATEAPFSPTVPLSSQSSTHAQGGAVVVPDGKVLGEEIHFASMALDEARVSMPSLGFPVISQTQVKSQSSTAPFQSTCELSQPENGLTNQISTHFTTLQLNETANSKSNKSPTLSMSSERNAFFFVDPELKTAGEDLSHQNDNSQEDGQKTSWEPAAEQSTAPHTPGVYKFLPRTVSWSGSASLPRGYRRSEGSSRLSSAITARPFGTKQSRVSSLPRMYNVDDNQGVLLNSEKEDSPSSPSLKRQTATAQLSGQYQNNQGKQTGAGQEEQVTSSNLSSQTSFQSSGYYYRPSIQSQILPQPYSNLQSRQNRGLTFSADGSTDLPKVDHSDMRVSLTLKPNSLADFGFHTHWDSTGARVKLVQPGSPAELCQLRVDDEIMAVDGAAVAHMNYDQWKDKMASALQTGSLTMDIRRYGNKDWSTGEGTHHSQPGQSRVTLNLTAASSPVLIGCPDHHANSAAFPETQVTQGFKSNGHTDNVMQGKVMGGELCETHRTARNKDYSTIIKKNQKRRAEFFRQQGGSESAISDLQVPSLSPPSSSWSWDLEEDRRRQEKWQEEQERLLQEKYQRDQERLEAEWRRAQQDVIDPKKSGSQKTFKVTPGDVGLAGTQQQVNAMPKKTREEEQSADGENLKELLGPKRQSNAHEVQNEMVAQQDWADGSCGFAQLSPAHRTKSLSSPVLAGPHKYSRGDQSKRKGLSVSKAEKERQRILEEMKKRTQLLTDNSWIRQRSSSFYKDPMIVGLPLKRYDSLDNLDNLRQPQSSIYSYPRPHSAAAGYVTPSRNASSRYSTGSVLSLRNPYIESCHQARMVNGRRNCSVCGRILGSRPAMVIEALSLYFHLGCFQCVGCHQHLGGRENGAQVRIRNRKPFCERCYFQLRFTPM
- the LOC134627848 gene encoding LIM domain only protein 7-like isoform X3: MEWRQQSSVSSADAFNEAKRWIEEVTGKSFGCSDFRAALENGVLLCDLINQLKPGIIKRVNRLSTPIAGLDNVNVFLKACEKLGLNESQLFHPGDLQDISTRVTLRRDEGNRRLKNVLITIYWLGRKAHLDTLYSGPQLNFKAFEGLLGLALSKALDEGGVPVKDSSDSLCQNPEEECQYKNYRRGNSADSIDSLNSRALHPNVEGFGGDAEAEQVFKMENKQMTAHQNKGYVPPLRRKQGSEENGSGFASPFTRSKSLSDIPMVYPVRKAPDANTTHDESQDTGLTRLWNQDNRRKCSVAAKDAEAQWQDDLKKWKTRRRSTKSELRTKSQDREHVMDKMINGSVKTIEKNEAKLKYQQSPWTRNTAPRPYSATSPSKSSSDLRPHTRALLARSYATEAPFSPTVPLSSQSSTHAQGGAVVVPDGKVLGEEIHFASMALDEARVSMPSLGFPVISQTQVKSQSSTAPFQSTCELSQPENGLTNQISTHFTTLQLNETANSKSNKSPTLSMSSERNAFFFVDPELKTAGEDLSHQNDNSQEDGQKTSWEPAAEQSTAPHTPGVYKFLPRTVSWSGSASLPRGYRRSEGSSRLSSAITARPFGTKQSRVSSLPRMYNVDDNQGVLLNSEKEDSPSSPSLKRQTATAQLSGQYQNNQGKQTGAGQEEQVTSSNLSSQTSFQSSGYYYRPSIQSQILPQPYSNLQSRQNRGLTFSADGSTDLPKVDHSDMRVSLTLKPNSLADFGFHTHWDSTGARVKLVQPGSPAELCQLRVDDEIMAVDGAAVAHMNYDQWKDKMASALQTGSLTMDIRRYGNKDWSTGEGTHHSQPGQSRVTLNLTAASSPVLIGCPDHHANSAAFPETQVTQGFKSNGHTDNVMQGKVMGGELCETHRTARNKDYSTIIKKNQKRRAEFFRQQGGSESAISDLQVPSLSPPSSSWSWDLEEDRRRQEKWQEEQERLLQEKYQRDQERLEAEWRRAQQDVIDPKKSGSQKTFKVTPGDVGLAGTQQQVNAMPKKTREEEQSADGENLKELLGPKRQSNAHEVQNEMVAQQDWADGSCGFAQLSPAHRTKSLSSPVLAGPHKYSRGDQSKRKGLSVSKAEKERQRILEEMKKRTQLLTDNSWIRQRSSSFYKDPMIVGLPLKRYDSLDNLDNLRQPQSSIYSYPRPHSAAAGYVTPSRNASSRYSTGSVLSLRNPYIESCHQARMVNGRRNCSVCGRILGSRPAMVIEALSLYFHLGCFQCVGCHQHLGGRENGAQVRIRNRKPFCERCYFQLRFTPM